In Zingiber officinale cultivar Zhangliang chromosome 8B, Zo_v1.1, whole genome shotgun sequence, a single genomic region encodes these proteins:
- the LOC122017511 gene encoding nuclear speckle splicing regulatory protein 1-like, whose amino-acid sequence MKKYGLQLRVPPANKSSKPPPSRPPPPAFGFGDDDEDDVEREISRQASKNKALQKIEEQHKQAMEEDPSVFDYDGVYDTMKEQAARPKIQDRTDRKSKYIETLMEKAKQREREHEIVYERKLLKERSKEDHLYADKEKFVTSAYKKKLAEQAKWLEEERQLKIREEREDVTKKSDLSDFYFGLKKNVAFGAQSAETTKMHEREPAKDTPKQADYSPTETSASRDNSKNREQDGTQAESSSHSPYKSNKVAADHASEQSTALDGKNEPAAPVTNNEQYKRNEDAVAAARERYLARKRARVQI is encoded by the exons ATGAAGAAGTATGGACTCCAGCTTCGAGTTCCACCGGCGAACAAATCCTCGAAGCCTCCTCCTTCTCGCCCTCCACCTCCTGCCTTCGGTTTTGGTGATGACGATGAGGATGACGTTGAGAGAGAAATATCTCGACAAGCGTCCAAGAATAAGGCTCTGCAGAAG ATTGAGGAGCAGCACAAACAGGCCATGGAAGAGGATCCCTCCGTATTTGACTACGATGGGGTTTATGATACGATGAAAGAGCAGGCTGCACGCCCTAAGATTCAAGATCGGACCGATAGAAAG TCAAAATACATAGAAACACTTATGGAGAAGGCAAAACAACGTGAGCGTGAACATGAAATTGTATATGAAAGGAAGTTGCTGAAAGAGAGAAGTAAAGAAGATCACCTTTATGCCGATAAGGAGAAGTTTGTAACCAGTGCCTACAAGAAAAAGCTAGCAGAACAGGCAAAATGGTTAGAAGAAGAGAGGCAGCTCAAAATTCGTGAGGAAAGGGAAGAT GTAACAAAGAAGAGTGATCTTAGTGACTTTTACTTTGGTCTCAAAAAGAATGTAGCTTTTGGTGCTCAATCGGCAGAGACCACAAAAATGCATGAAAGAGAGCCAGCAAAAGATACTCCAAAGCAAGCTGATTATAGCCCTACTGAAACTAGTGCAAGTAGAGACAATAGCAAAAACAGAGAGCAAGACGGTACTCAAGCTGAGTCTTCTAGTCATTCACCCTACAAATCAAATAAAGTTGCTGCTGATCATGCAAGTGAGCAGTCCACAGCTTTAGATGGAAAGAATGAACCTGCAGCTCCAGTTACAAACAATGAGCAGTACAAGAGAAATGAGGATGCAGTGGCAGCTGCCAGAGAGCGTTATCTAGCTCGAAAAAGGGCAAGAGTGCAAATTTAG